The DNA segment acgaatatgaagaaaatgaaaatttacaaaataaaaaaggaagaaTTATTTCAAAGGCTGCTCGAGGAGacttaataaaatgaaaatttaccaaaatatacaattaataCTTACTTGAGGAAACTTATTAAGTATATATACATGAGCAGTCTTTGTATGAATTATGCTATGATAGTCATGTTACGTTTGTATTTGACTTAACCAAAATTAGACTTTCCGGAGTAGAATTCAAATGaagtatatacaaaaataacagATTATTTTTGCAATCAGCAATAATTGACTTTATTATATCAGACTTtacatgaaattttaaaatgtaatatttCATGTGAAGACTGCTCTCAAAACTAGGGATTAGTTTTGCGTTAGACTAAAATCTTGAAATAAATTAACAGAAGGTTTCGACTGAAATatgctttatttttaaatagaagaTTTCACACGAAGTcttctatttgattttttattttttgggttaaatatattgaaaattttgttaaacaaaaaattaacaTTATCATATTTCTTTTGACATAGTGGAGACTTCATGTGGTAGCTAAATAAATTTCATGTGTAGTCTCCATTCAAAAAAACTTCTCCTGAAATCTGCtgtcaaaaaataaaagttttggtCATATGCAAAATTAATCCGTTGTAACAGAGACTTTACAAGAAGTCTACTCGGTTTTTAATGTTTAGAAATGATAAATAGCAATTTCATGTGAAATCTTCACTGAACACAAAATGGTCAATTTCAAAACAAACATACATGTTTATCTTGATACTTGACATGAAATATTTCCGGAGGAGAAGATTTTATTTGAATTATGATTTTGCAATACATAACTGAAAAAGAAGTGAAACTAAGTTAATAGTTATTTAGTTCAAGTGAGAGTTCGTGTTTAAGCTTCTTCAAGCACTTCGGATTTTGAATTTTAGCTGAATGAAAGATACTTAGTCGCTAATAACCAAGAATCATCAAACTCAAACATGGTGAGTTTAAGTAAACTgtgattttgaaaaacaaaaaagttgaggtttttggatgaaattaaagaaaataaatagaagATAATAGAGTTGTGTGTGTAAAGaatgagagaagaagagacaaCAAATCGATTATAATAATTTAGAGCATTAAATTTGGTTGTTCGTAGTAACTTGCAAAATTAATGGTGAAGGTATTTACCTAAATAATTAAAGACTTATTTTTGGGGGTgaaggttcaccaaccaataggattgtattattttatattcaaaatcttttaaaaaaagaaacaaaatattttctcaagctataagttatattatatttttaaaataaaaaggtaaaataaataaattaaaaaaatatattaattaaaaaaaatatatttttaacgtcctcagcaaaatactaaaccctaaatcctaatccctaatccctaaaccctaaatcctaaacccttgggtaaagcttaaacccttggataaatcctaaacttcaaatcaaaaacactaatcactcaagggtttatggtttagggtttagggtttagggttttaatatttagtgttttttatttagagtatAAATTATCCAAGGATTTAGAATTTGCCCAAGGGTttatagggtttatgatttagggtttagggattaggatttagggtttagtgttttgctgacgacgataaaaatagtttttttttttaattcgtgtTTCTctaattactatttttttctaatttttttaacctttttattttaaaaacataatatttcttaacaatattttgtttccttttctaaaagatatcgaatttgaaataatgaaatatattggttggtgaacttagaggttcaccctaggggtgaacccaagaataactcataATTAAATAGTTATTCTTGAGTTCACCCACCAGGTGAACctttaggttcaccaaccaataagattatGTAATTTCATATtcgatatattttattaaagaaaaaaaagtattgtcaagttatattatattttttaaataaaaatattttaaaaaaatggtagttatagaaattttttttaaaaaaaatatttaatgttgtcaacaaaacactaaccctaaatcataatccctaaaacctaaaacctaaatcctaaaccctaaacccttgggtaaaccataaacccttgggtaaaccctaaatccttggataaatcataaactcgaaataaaaaaacactaaacactaaaaccctaaaccctaaatcgtAAACCTTAGTGGTTAGTGTTTttaatttagagtttatgatgtatccaagagtttagggtttatccaaggtttagggttagggattagggtttagtgttttgttgacgacattaaaaataattttttttaaaaaacttttttctATAACtactattttaatttatttcttttacctttgttattttaaaaacataatataacttgacagtattttgttttcttttataaaagatatcgaatataaaataacacaatcctattggttggtgaatctaAGAATAAGTCATAATTAAAAGTGTTTAAGCTATTTGAGACACTTTTGGTTTCGTGaaaaaaaatagacaaaatGAGGTTTTCTTAAATAGCCTGATATGTTAGCGATGATACAGGTTGAAAATGGCAAAATATAGTGaggtaaaaaaattattagccttatgtttgacaaaaaaaggaaggttatttttgcaggttACCCTGAAATTAATACAATATATCCAAATGCAATTAAGAAAAATCTATAGTAGTGCTCTTAAACAGAAGATTCATTTCCTTaacactataaaatattttcttacagTTATAAATTTCTTGTTTTATGAGTAAGTGAACTAAAGATATATTGTATGGATACTATCCCGttattaaaaaaacttatttgagatatttttttgttgtcgAAAAAATAGACAAAATGATATTTTCCTAACTGACTTGATTTGTTATGTTATATTATACTACACCAAAAAATAGTTGATATGTTACAGATGATATAGGataaaaatagcaaaatatGGTAAGGTGAAAAAGGGcaaatctaatttttatattttttgttgtcatatttttgtagaTGTTATAAATTCCTTATTTTTTTAGTAAGTTAACTAAATATATACTGTAATGATATTATCtcgttattaaaaaaattatttgagatATTTGTTTGTTgtcgaaaaaaaaagacaaaatgaTATTCTTAAATGACttgatttttatgttatattatacTACACCAAAAAATAGTTGATATGTTATAGATGATATAGGATAAAAACAGGAAAATATGGTAAGGTAAAAAAGGgcaaatcccctatatattaaaatagaagcattacaacatatttttgtagccacatgtcatcactacaatcatttttagaatccttagaaaaatatgttggtccatataaatatataataagttttttattagaataaccataaattaatcataaatgttcttcattgttttcttaaataaaaatcatggaattacctaatgtggctaaagtatatatgacaattaatgattttgaataataaagatttgataaaaatcagtTTATTCTCTATcattaattcattttaaaataaattaaacaaccacattaattaaaaatttagattttttcgtatatgttatattttgaattttaaaaaacatatataaatgattaaagttgttaaaaatctcatatTGAATTTTTTGTGATTCATggtttaaaatatgtattataacaagatacaaatgataacgaaattacataagtagtcagcctcatttaataaatattatatatatgtatattaatatttttctaaataaattatttaccatataaaatacataagtatttcaATTTTGAATTTGCTctgaaattttttgataaacattttgaacaattattgacaacttaatatttagttttaaactttacattgaatttttttaaaattaaaaattactaaaactattaaacatcccacaattttttttattgttatcactgatttaaaatttgtgttataaataaatacaaacgatcaaaaataatatgaatataaaatattttttaacagatgtcaatattaaaatgtactatatatcaatattaatattatttaaacttaattttataacatataaaatagaaaagtgTATgtctggattaataaaatttatttaagtatttgtaccaatttaattatatatgtaatagctaccaaatttttaattattcaatatatatttattatttcataatatgtaaaaaaatatataatacttaaaaataatttatatatgtctTAACCTAGTCTTCTATATAtttgaccaaaaattttgggtCATTTTTCCAAGTCACCCTGCAATTAATAACAATATATCTcaatgaaattaataaaaatatatcataatcTTCTTAAACACAAGATTCATTTCCTTACCAATCTAAATTATAATGGTATTatcccatttaaaaaaaaaaaactataggtAATTTTGTGAGAGACTAAGAatgagatattgttttataATACTAGCCAAAATCATTCTGTGTAACTAGTATTGTGTTTAAAATTAAAGTtcattacaaaattaaaaaatggaTAACTCCTTGTATATAAAATACGTATAGAAATCTAGATTTACTAAAAAAAGCAGTAAcagattttctttaaaaaaaatgaaaacactaATCAGTCAAATTTCCTCCTGAAATAAGTGGCCATAAAATGAAATAGATATCAATTCATAATCAAATACATAAATCTGGATAACATATATGTAATAcagacatgtatatatatattcacactTCACCTATTGAGAACTCAAATTGGCAAATAAACGTCTGAATAATGGCTACCCTTGGCTTGATCCTCTATCTTTCCTCGGTTCTTCTCATGAGCCTTTGTCAGCTTCCTACAGCTATTGAGGATGATAGAAAGGCAAGCAATTGCTGTTATATTACGGAGGCAGTGAAGGAGTAGGGGGGTCAACTGACccctatcaatttttaaattttgtttaaattaagCCTATAACTTTAGAATATATTGAATAAGTGGATCATTTTTAAGGATTTGACCCCCTTGTTTCTTTAAGAAATCTCTAATAAATTTCTACACATATGATTTTGACCCCATTGATTTTTGTTTCTACCTCCGCCATGTCTCGTtaccatatttttaaatatctatgtttttttttattagccTATTCATCGTTATAGCATTTTGTTTGACGCAGGTATATATTGTTTACATGGGAGCTCTTCCTTCAAAAGCTTCTTACACTCCTATGTCTCACCATCATAATATCCTTCAAGAAGTTGTCAAATCAAGGTTTAAGACTCTGTCAGCCTTATCATTTATTGTATACGTCATCGTTTATCACTTGtctttattttctcttttgttcTGCAGTTCCGTAGAAGATTCTTTGGTCAGAAGTTATGGAAGAAGTTTCAACGGTTTTACAGCCAAACTCACTGAATCTGAAAGAGACAACCTTTCTGGTGagatatatgtttatatatttaaaaaaaaaagattatttaacTCACTATTATGGCTATTTCAGTATTGATGATGTTATGTGTGATATATGTGAAGGCATGGAAGGTGTGGTTTCGGTATTCCCAAGCACCTTTTATAAGCTTGTTACGACAAGGTCTTACGAGTTCATGGGACTTGGTGACAAGAGCAAGCAAGTTCCTGAGGTGGAGACCAATACAATAGTTGGTGTAATAGACGGAGGAATATGGCCTGAATCCAAGAGCTTTTCAGACGAAGGCATTGGCCCTATACCAAAAAAATGGAAAGGAACTTGCGCTGGAGGAACTAACTTCACATGCAACAAGTTAACAACATATTCTAACCTCTTCTCCAAGTTTCTTGCGTGCAAAGCAAAGATTAAACGAGAGATTAACTAACCCTAATCCAAATTTCTACAGAAAGTTGATTGGAGCACGACACTATGTACAAGACTCGGCGAGAGATGATGATGGTCACGGGTCACACACGGCTTCAACAGCAGCTGGAAACAAAGTAAAAGGAGTGAGTGTAAACGGTGTGGCCAAAGGAACGGCTAGAGGTGGTGTGCCTCTAGGTAGAGTTGCCGTTTACAAAGTTTGCGAGCCAGCAGGTTGCAACGCAGAAGGTATTTTAGCTGCATTTGATGATGCTATAGCCGATGGAGTCGATGTTATAACCATTTCCATGGGAGGAGGTGTTACTAAAGTCGATGTTGACCCTATAGCTATTGGATCATTTCATGCCATGACCAAAGGGATTGTTACCACGGTAGCTGTAGGGAACGACGGTTCTAAACTTGGACTAGCGTCTAACCTTGCACCATGGCTCATATCCGTGGCTGCAGGTACAACTGATCGAAGATTTGTTACTGATGTGGTTAATGGAGATGGCAAGACGCTTCATGTAAGAactgattttctttttcttaatttattcaGTTGGTCTATGAATGCAGGTTGGTCTTTACATTTTAGGGAGTAAAGACAATCtagtaaaaacttaaaattgtaatgattttttttttttgttgaaattttGGGGTCTATACTTATATTTTAACCCATAAAAATTTAGGAACCATAGGTCAGTGTGTCACTTACATATGTCCAGGCTGATTAAAATATGAATCTTACAGGGAAGATCGATCAATGACTTCGACTTAAAGGgaaagaagtatcctttggcaTATGGAAAAACTGCTTCAAATAACTGTACAGAGGAGCTAGCACGGTAACTTGTACCTCAAGGATTGACCCTAACTTGCGACTCAAGAACTAGATGGAACTTTACTGTAATTGAAAATCTcttcttttatttatatgtgTATCCTATGCTTAGGGGTTGCGCCAGTGGTTGCCTGAACACGGTGCAGGGAAAGATCGTTGTGTGCGATGTTCCAGATAATGTTATGGAACCTAAATCAATGGGAGCTGTTGGAGTTATCCTACATGTAACTGATGTTGATTCTCCGGGTCTTGGTCCAATTCCGGTCGCAACCTTAGATGATACCAACTATGATGCATTCAGATCTTACGTTCTCTCCTCACCGTAAGAATCTTTTCCATATAACTTTCTGTGATTAGACTCTTTTGAAGATAGTTAACACTTGCGGATATAAATTAACATAGAAACCCACAAGGAACTATACTGAAGACTGAGACAGTTAAAGACAACAATGCTCCGATTGTTGCTTCCTACTCTTCTCGTGGTCCAAACAC comes from the Brassica rapa cultivar Chiifu-401-42 chromosome A01, CAAS_Brap_v3.01, whole genome shotgun sequence genome and includes:
- the LOC103871417 gene encoding subtilisin-like protease SBT4.2 isoform X2; this translates as MFFFISLFIVIAFCLTQVYIVYMGALPSKASYTPMSHHHNILQEVVKSSSVEDSLVRSYGRSFNGFTAKLTESERDNLSGMEGVVSVFPSTFYKLVTTRSYEFMGLGDKSKQVPEVETNTIVGVIDGGIWPESKSFSDEGIGPIPKKWKGTCAGGTNFTCNKKLIGARHYVQDSARDDDGHGSHTASTAAGNKVKGVSVNGVAKGTARGGVPLGRVAVYKVCEPAGCNAEGILAAFDDAIADGVDVITISMGGGVTKVDVDPIAIGSFHAMTKGIVTTVAVGNDGSKLGLASNLAPWLISVAAGTTDRRFVTDVVNGDGKTLHGRSINDFDLKGKKYPLAYGKTASNNCTEELARGCASGCLNTVQGKIVVCDVPDNVMEPKSMGAVGVILHVTDVDSPGLGPIPVATLDDTNYDAFRSYVLSSPNPQGTILKTETVKDNNAPIVASYSSRGPNTLFSDILKPDITAPGVNILAAYSPLGQTALPGQSVDYYFMSGTSMACPHAAGVAACVKTFHPDWSASAVKSAIMTTAWAMNASKNAEAEFAYGSGHVNPTAAVDPGLVYDIAKEDYLNMLCSLDYSAKGISTLAGVDFTCSEKSKLTMRDLNYPSMTAKVSASSSSSDITFSRTVTNVGRNISTYRAKLTGNPKLSITVEPQTLSFKSSWEKKSFTVTVSGKSLAQISGIVSASLVWSDGSHNVRSPIVVYT
- the LOC103871417 gene encoding subtilisin-like protease SBT4.2 isoform X1 encodes the protein MFFFISLFIVIAFCLTQVYIVYMGALPSKASYTPMSHHHNILQEVVKSRFKTLSALSFIVYVIVYHLSLFSLLFCSSVEDSLVRSYGRSFNGFTAKLTESERDNLSGMEGVVSVFPSTFYKLVTTRSYEFMGLGDKSKQVPEVETNTIVGVIDGGIWPESKSFSDEGIGPIPKKWKGTCAGGTNFTCNKKLIGARHYVQDSARDDDGHGSHTASTAAGNKVKGVSVNGVAKGTARGGVPLGRVAVYKVCEPAGCNAEGILAAFDDAIADGVDVITISMGGGVTKVDVDPIAIGSFHAMTKGIVTTVAVGNDGSKLGLASNLAPWLISVAAGTTDRRFVTDVVNGDGKTLHGRSINDFDLKGKKYPLAYGKTASNNCTEELARGCASGCLNTVQGKIVVCDVPDNVMEPKSMGAVGVILHVTDVDSPGLGPIPVATLDDTNYDAFRSYVLSSPNPQGTILKTETVKDNNAPIVASYSSRGPNTLFSDILKPDITAPGVNILAAYSPLGQTALPGQSVDYYFMSGTSMACPHAAGVAACVKTFHPDWSASAVKSAIMTTAWAMNASKNAEAEFAYGSGHVNPTAAVDPGLVYDIAKEDYLNMLCSLDYSAKGISTLAGVDFTCSEKSKLTMRDLNYPSMTAKVSASSSSSDITFSRTVTNVGRNISTYRAKLTGNPKLSITVEPQTLSFKSSWEKKSFTVTVSGKSLAQISGIVSASLVWSDGSHNVRSPIVVYT